From Desulfobulbaceae bacterium, the proteins below share one genomic window:
- a CDS encoding HD domain-containing protein, translated as MKTMSFSQEESQVKIRFLPGTALAALPTDIVRAVAVVGRRRALPVYFSGGAVRDWVLGRVPADLDLTIASGALDYARELAAFLGAAFVPLSTAEGVARVVRGAFNLDVSQFREGTTSIEADLSLRDFSVNALAVAFDCNSQTFADNGRIIDPLDGLADIDGKLIRQAYPQAFSADPLRMIRAYRFQAALNWCVDQDTSEAVIRQAHLIRQVSGERIAAEFDLLLTSNLAYQSISGMAETGLLFHILPELQSAIGLEQPSSHHLDVFGHSLETLRQIELIVRSPENFFHSLTDEMMLYLQEPRQKIRLYYAALFHDLGKTITSDDKEGRITFYNHDEVGVGLFLNIARRLRLSNEDTRRIGQMIKQHMWPFHLQNAQIRTGVTPKAILKLGKAAGDDLVGLFILVMADSLAGQGPGKPMGMEEGVAALFDTVFSAYQGQIKPLIAAPLLTGDDLIQEFNLTPGPVFKRILDGLLEVRVVTPEMTRAEALDWVRDYCCQEEKSL; from the coding sequence ATGAAGACTATGTCATTTTCTCAGGAGGAAAGTCAAGTAAAGATTCGGTTCTTGCCCGGTACTGCTCTTGCCGCACTGCCGACTGATATTGTTCGTGCCGTAGCTGTTGTCGGGCGTCGCCGGGCACTTCCGGTGTATTTCAGTGGTGGTGCGGTGCGAGACTGGGTACTTGGTCGTGTCCCGGCGGACTTGGATTTGACTATTGCCTCTGGTGCCTTGGATTATGCCCGTGAACTGGCAGCGTTCCTGGGAGCGGCCTTTGTTCCTCTGTCTACAGCAGAAGGAGTGGCCAGGGTGGTGCGAGGCGCGTTTAATCTTGATGTCAGTCAGTTTCGAGAAGGAACCACCTCTATTGAGGCCGATCTCTCCCTTCGTGATTTCAGCGTTAACGCGCTGGCAGTGGCTTTTGACTGTAATAGTCAGACATTTGCCGACAATGGGCGGATTATTGATCCTCTTGATGGTCTCGCTGATATTGACGGCAAACTGATTCGACAGGCCTACCCGCAAGCCTTCAGTGCCGATCCTCTGCGGATGATACGGGCCTATCGATTTCAGGCGGCGTTGAACTGGTGCGTCGATCAGGATACGAGCGAAGCGGTTATCCGGCAGGCCCATTTGATCCGTCAGGTTAGCGGCGAACGGATTGCGGCTGAGTTCGATCTGCTCTTGACTAGTAATTTGGCCTATCAGTCCATCTCCGGCATGGCCGAGACCGGACTCCTGTTTCATATTTTGCCTGAGCTTCAATCCGCTATCGGTTTGGAGCAACCATCAAGTCACCACCTAGATGTCTTTGGTCACAGCCTGGAGACACTCCGGCAGATAGAGTTAATTGTCCGCTCTCCTGAAAATTTCTTCCACAGTTTAACCGATGAAATGATGCTTTATCTGCAAGAGCCACGGCAGAAAATTCGTCTCTACTATGCCGCCCTTTTTCATGACCTTGGCAAGACGATCACCTCTGACGATAAAGAGGGTAGGATTACCTTTTATAATCACGACGAGGTGGGAGTTGGGTTGTTTTTAAATATCGCTCGCCGTCTTCGGCTGAGTAATGAAGATACTCGGCGAATTGGTCAGATGATAAAGCAGCACATGTGGCCTTTTCATCTTCAGAACGCCCAGATACGGACAGGCGTCACGCCTAAGGCCATCCTCAAACTCGGCAAGGCTGCCGGTGACGATCTTGTTGGACTCTTTATATTGGTCATGGCCGACAGTCTGGCCGGTCAGGGGCCTGGTAAGCCGATGGGGATGGAAGAAGGGGTGGCGGCGCTTTTTGACACAGTCTTTTCCGCCTACCAAGGACAGATCAAGCCTTTAATCGCTGCCCCGCTGTTGACGGGGGATGATCTGATTCAAGAGTTCAACCTTACACCTGGCCCTGTTTTTAAAAGGATTCTCGACGGGCTTCTTGAAGTACGGGTTGTTACCCCGGAGATGACTCGGGCCGAGGCCTTGGATTGGGTGCGTGATTATTGCTGTCAGGAAGAAAAATCTCTGTAA
- a CDS encoding PAS domain S-box protein translates to MTCPDSKRSIPLSSARLAAVSKELVGRVRKEVGPACDPPANLFVSLLSSLVKDIALCHNHPMLPQALKLSALNTGRYFARLVRGVGLDCGHAITIACQVPTLLGHSSQDDDLSATGVSSAVYDSYHEHFLRGVVVESVRLETVFFHRKLREANRYVLQERRRYSSIFKRMAEPAFIVDQDLHLLETNKAFDRFFMVTGRDHIGEDCYQVLGDEFRLACDLHEVLHGKGGGVDLEVDITIQGESRSIIVTGTFLGDINREAVGGIVIIQDITARLEAERALCERDRHYRCLIETMPDVTWRADQDGDFVYVSPNSFRIYGYSAETLQGDPSIRRRAIHPNDSDLVRHAYYRFFDASLPDGVALRRSFCSQLDDATEEGGDEIGLYDVKYRFLREDGNWVWIHERANYVEFKNGRWYANGISSDITALKMAEAELERHHFRLAELVDERTSELLSVNQKLKQEIKVRRHTEQALVELTARLSASNQELDQFAHVASHELKEPLMLIGAFTERLGNKYAHCFNEKGKEYLSRIKAAAEHMRQLVDGFLSLSQVTSGGQSYEEIDLNDLVREVLQDLEGRIMESKALIEIGDLGRMGGDRVQMRQLFQNIIANALKYSKPGASPRVVLRGGVADDEDFYEILIQDNGIGFDPRDAERIFKPLERLHSRREYEGTGMGLTTCQKIVARHGGEIVARGALGQGATFIIRLPASLIKLK, encoded by the coding sequence ATGACTTGTCCTGACTCAAAACGATCCATTCCCCTCTCCTCTGCCAGGCTTGCTGCAGTCAGCAAGGAACTTGTCGGCAGAGTTCGTAAGGAGGTAGGCCCTGCCTGCGATCCTCCCGCTAATCTATTTGTTTCTCTGCTTTCTTCCTTAGTCAAAGACATTGCTCTTTGCCACAATCACCCAATGTTGCCCCAAGCGCTGAAGTTGTCGGCTCTGAATACGGGCCGTTATTTTGCCCGTTTGGTCCGGGGGGTGGGGCTTGATTGCGGTCACGCCATTACTATTGCCTGCCAGGTTCCCACTCTGCTGGGGCACTCTAGCCAAGACGATGACCTTTCGGCAACTGGGGTATCGTCAGCGGTTTATGATTCCTATCACGAGCATTTCCTGCGCGGAGTTGTGGTTGAGTCAGTTCGTCTGGAAACAGTGTTTTTTCATCGCAAGCTGCGAGAGGCGAATCGTTATGTCTTGCAAGAGCGCCGTCGATATTCTTCCATCTTCAAGAGAATGGCTGAGCCCGCTTTTATTGTGGATCAGGACCTTCACCTGCTCGAAACCAACAAGGCCTTTGATCGATTCTTCATGGTTACTGGCAGAGACCATATCGGTGAAGACTGCTATCAGGTCTTAGGAGACGAGTTTCGCTTAGCCTGTGACCTTCACGAGGTGCTGCATGGCAAGGGTGGAGGGGTTGATCTTGAGGTTGATATTACGATTCAGGGAGAGTCGCGCAGTATAATTGTCACTGGTACTTTTCTTGGTGATATTAATCGCGAGGCAGTGGGCGGGATTGTTATTATTCAGGATATTACAGCTAGGTTAGAGGCTGAACGGGCATTATGCGAGCGCGATCGGCACTACCGGTGTTTGATTGAAACCATGCCGGATGTTACCTGGCGTGCTGATCAGGATGGGGATTTCGTCTATGTCAGCCCTAATTCGTTTCGTATTTATGGCTATTCCGCCGAAACCCTGCAGGGTGACCCTTCGATCCGCCGGAGAGCCATTCATCCTAATGACAGCGATCTGGTTCGCCATGCCTATTATCGATTTTTTGATGCCTCTTTACCTGATGGTGTGGCACTACGCCGTTCGTTTTGCTCGCAATTAGATGACGCAACAGAGGAGGGAGGCGATGAGATTGGGTTGTATGATGTGAAATATCGTTTTCTGAGGGAGGATGGGAACTGGGTCTGGATTCATGAACGGGCCAACTATGTGGAATTTAAGAATGGTCGTTGGTATGCCAATGGCATCTCATCAGACATTACGGCCTTGAAGATGGCGGAGGCCGAGTTGGAGCGCCATCATTTCCGTCTGGCGGAATTGGTCGACGAGCGGACCTCCGAGTTGCTGAGCGTCAACCAAAAACTAAAACAGGAGATTAAGGTCCGCCGCCATACTGAGCAGGCCCTGGTGGAGTTGACGGCCCGGCTTTCTGCATCAAATCAGGAACTTGATCAATTTGCCCATGTGGCATCCCATGAATTAAAGGAGCCGTTGATGCTGATCGGGGCTTTCACTGAGCGCTTGGGCAATAAGTACGCTCACTGTTTCAATGAAAAGGGGAAGGAGTATCTGTCGCGTATTAAAGCCGCAGCGGAACATATGCGCCAGCTGGTTGATGGCTTTTTGTCATTGTCTCAAGTGACGTCCGGAGGCCAGTCCTATGAAGAGATCGATCTCAATGATTTAGTACGAGAGGTCCTCCAGGATCTTGAGGGGCGGATTATGGAAAGTAAAGCCTTGATTGAGATTGGAGATCTGGGAAGAATGGGCGGGGACCGGGTACAGATGCGCCAATTGTTTCAAAACATTATTGCCAATGCCCTGAAATATAGCAAGCCTGGCGCCTCGCCTAGGGTGGTGCTTAGGGGTGGGGTGGCTGATGATGAGGATTTTTACGAGATCCTGATTCAGGACAACGGTATTGGTTTTGATCCCCGTGATGCCGAGCGGATCTTTAAGCCGCTGGAACGGCTGCACAGTCGGCGGGAATATGAGGGAACCGGCATGGGGCTCACGACCTGCCAAAAAATCGTGGCCCGCCATGGTGGAGAGATTGTGGCACGGGGGGCGCTTGGTCAAGGAGCCACTTTTATCATCCGCTTACCCGCAAGCTTAATAAAGCTAAAGTAG
- a CDS encoding ribosome biogenesis GTPase Der, which yields MNNKLHIVALVGRPNVGKSSLFNRLARQNKAIIDSAPGVTRDRHFERVVFDGKMFILVDTGGIEFDPAASGHDASEVKISALIREQSWQAIADADIIVLIMDGKEGLTPDDYELTAQLRKTEKPLFFVVNKIDDYSQENDRLSSFYSLGVPHLWPVSAAHGYGLNDFLTEMVSWIEEPVPEPDELKPDAIRLAFIGRPNVGKSSLVNRLLGEERMVVSDVPGTTRDSVDTLLERHGQQYLLIDTAGIRRKGKVSAKIEKFSVMRALRSMEDCDIVLILIDAEEGITEQDTKVIGYSVERGRACLVVLNKWDMLKNDPKRQKNLRTEIEMATRFIGYAPTVTLSALTGQGVMKIFGLIDTIYKQFSTKVTTGRLNRVLQKAVEAHPPALHQGRRLKFYYTTQVATRPPTFAVYVNYPKGVHFSYYRFLVNQFRSELGLDSTSLRILLKERQRKDYGSTGPSGAV from the coding sequence ATGAACAATAAATTGCACATTGTAGCTTTGGTGGGACGACCAAATGTTGGGAAATCGTCACTTTTTAATCGCTTAGCTCGGCAGAATAAAGCGATTATTGATTCGGCGCCTGGGGTAACGAGAGACCGTCATTTTGAGCGGGTAGTCTTTGATGGTAAGATGTTTATTTTGGTTGATACCGGCGGCATTGAGTTTGATCCTGCTGCCTCGGGCCATGATGCTTCTGAAGTCAAAATTTCCGCCCTGATCCGCGAACAGAGCTGGCAGGCAATAGCAGACGCTGATATCATCGTCCTGATTATGGATGGAAAAGAGGGACTGACTCCTGATGACTACGAGTTGACGGCTCAGTTGCGTAAAACTGAGAAGCCTCTGTTCTTTGTGGTCAATAAGATTGACGATTATTCTCAGGAGAATGACCGGCTTTCGTCTTTTTATTCCCTGGGAGTTCCGCATCTCTGGCCGGTTTCTGCCGCTCATGGCTATGGTTTAAATGATTTCCTCACCGAAATGGTGAGTTGGATTGAGGAGCCAGTTCCGGAACCAGATGAATTAAAGCCGGACGCTATCCGACTTGCCTTTATCGGTCGGCCCAACGTTGGTAAATCCTCCTTGGTTAACCGTCTGCTCGGCGAAGAACGGATGGTGGTATCCGACGTTCCCGGCACGACCCGGGATTCTGTGGATACTCTCCTTGAGCGTCATGGGCAACAATACCTCCTGATCGATACTGCCGGGATCAGGCGCAAGGGCAAGGTTTCGGCCAAGATCGAGAAGTTCTCGGTGATGCGGGCCTTGCGCTCAATGGAGGACTGCGATATCGTTTTGATCCTGATCGATGCCGAAGAAGGTATCACTGAGCAGGATACCAAGGTCATTGGCTATTCCGTTGAACGGGGCAGGGCCTGCCTCGTAGTCCTTAATAAATGGGATATGTTGAAAAACGACCCGAAGCGGCAAAAAAATCTGCGTACTGAAATTGAGATGGCCACCCGTTTTATTGGTTATGCGCCAACCGTTACCCTGTCGGCCCTGACGGGTCAAGGCGTGATGAAGATTTTTGGCCTGATTGATACCATTTACAAGCAGTTCTCGACCAAGGTAACGACCGGTCGTTTGAACCGTGTGCTACAGAAGGCGGTTGAAGCCCATCCCCCGGCCTTGCATCAGGGGCGACGATTGAAGTTCTATTATACTACTCAGGTTGCGACACGGCCACCGACCTTTGCCGTCTATGTCAATTACCCGAAAGGGGTGCATTTTTCGTATTACCGCTTTCTGGTCAACCAGTTCCGCTCGGAGCTGGGTCTGGACTCCACCTCGCTTCGTATCCTGTTGAAGGAACGACAACGGAAGGATTATGGGAGTACCGGACCATCAGGAGCTGTGTGA
- a CDS encoding phosphotransferase, translating into MDQKYRAIIDTLLRQAGIDSEPETYAPLAGDGSDRPFYRIICGNASYLAAFSSPTLVRARAEAHAAYMIGTHLAHVGVPVPRIFTYDQESGAILFEDLGDRLLFHAFHDGDADIFDFFQQAVVALADFQCLSREGFQSEWCWDSVFYDRELMITRESNYFSREFCRKFMGMNLLPDGLDQEFALLAERISQCPYNGIIHRDYQSRNLMVVNGKIRIIDYQGARFGPLAYDLASLLNDPYVLLDDETKQELIELYLHRAGSHISLDPIRFMDDYHQVALQRNLQVLGAYAFLTQERGKAFFRNYIDPALRRLFVLLAGTLAGDYPVLLDLVSRIVAERQNDNMAYYEQ; encoded by the coding sequence ATGGATCAGAAATATCGCGCTATAATCGACACCTTGCTTCGTCAAGCTGGAATAGATTCGGAACCAGAGACTTATGCACCTCTTGCCGGAGATGGTTCTGATCGGCCGTTCTACCGGATTATCTGTGGAAACGCCTCCTATCTTGCTGCCTTTTCTTCTCCGACTCTGGTTCGGGCGCGGGCCGAAGCTCATGCCGCTTATATGATCGGCACTCATCTTGCTCATGTAGGGGTCCCGGTGCCAAGGATTTTCACCTATGACCAGGAGAGTGGCGCTATCCTGTTTGAAGATTTGGGTGATCGGCTGCTTTTTCATGCTTTTCATGACGGTGATGCGGATATTTTTGATTTTTTTCAGCAGGCGGTCGTGGCCCTGGCGGATTTCCAATGCTTGTCGCGAGAAGGATTTCAGTCGGAGTGGTGCTGGGATAGTGTCTTCTATGACCGTGAGCTGATGATTACCCGTGAGTCGAATTATTTTTCCCGTGAATTTTGTCGTAAGTTTATGGGGATGAATCTGTTGCCTGATGGTCTTGACCAGGAGTTTGCTCTCTTGGCCGAGCGAATCAGCCAGTGTCCGTACAATGGGATCATTCATCGTGATTACCAGTCGCGAAACCTTATGGTTGTTAATGGGAAGATTCGTATCATTGATTATCAGGGGGCACGCTTCGGTCCCTTGGCTTATGATCTGGCTTCTCTGTTGAACGATCCCTACGTCCTCCTTGACGATGAGACAAAACAGGAGTTGATCGAACTCTATCTGCACCGGGCTGGTTCGCACATTTCTCTTGACCCCATACGTTTTATGGATGACTATCATCAAGTGGCCCTGCAGCGTAATCTGCAGGTCCTTGGCGCTTATGCCTTTTTAACCCAGGAACGGGGCAAGGCATTTTTTAGAAATTACATTGATCCTGCCCTGCGTCGTCTGTTTGTGCTGCTGGCCGGGACTCTGGCAGGCGATTATCCAGTACTTCTGGATCTTGTCAGCCGGATAGTCGCTGAGAGGCAAAACGATAATATGGCGTATTATGAACAATAA
- a CDS encoding NDP-sugar synthase, whose product MKAMVLAAGLGTRLRPYSLLRPKPLFPVLGQPLILRIIGQLRSAGFGPIIVNAFHLADQLMAILADQPDIILQRELIELGTGGGLRMARNHFDNEPVLITNADIYHDIDYEAVMVRHGQNRCPITMVMQDHPRFNKVAVRNGQVLGFANGPLTVESGAAAHRLAFTGIHVVDPIVLDDIPLSCFYSIIDRYQEHLQAGGMIKAMTVTGHFWQDIGTLNDYLGLHQFLLNDHLPSFMLGENVDIGQGVKLEDWGYIGDRVIIGDGASLARVVVWDGAVIAPGSSLTDCLVTA is encoded by the coding sequence ATGAAGGCCATGGTCTTGGCCGCCGGATTGGGGACACGGTTAAGGCCCTATTCCTTGCTCCGGCCTAAACCTCTTTTCCCTGTCCTGGGGCAGCCGCTGATCCTTCGTATTATTGGCCAACTGCGTTCTGCAGGCTTCGGGCCAATCATTGTTAACGCTTTTCATCTGGCCGATCAGCTTATGGCCATTCTGGCGGATCAGCCGGATATCATTCTTCAACGTGAGCTTATCGAGCTGGGTACCGGTGGGGGCTTAAGGATGGCCCGTAATCACTTTGACAATGAGCCGGTGTTGATTACCAACGCTGATATCTATCACGATATTGACTATGAGGCGGTCATGGTTCGGCACGGTCAGAACAGATGTCCAATTACCATGGTCATGCAGGATCACCCCCGATTCAATAAAGTTGCGGTAAGAAATGGCCAAGTTTTGGGGTTTGCCAATGGTCCGTTAACAGTAGAGAGTGGTGCTGCAGCACATCGCCTTGCTTTTACCGGTATTCATGTTGTTGATCCCATTGTGCTCGATGACATTCCTCTCTCGTGTTTTTATTCAATTATCGACCGATATCAGGAGCATCTCCAGGCCGGCGGGATGATCAAAGCCATGACAGTCACTGGTCATTTTTGGCAAGATATTGGTACTTTGAACGATTATCTAGGGCTTCACCAGTTCCTCTTGAACGATCATCTCCCATCTTTTATGCTGGGAGAGAATGTCGATATCGGGCAGGGTGTGAAACTTGAGGACTGGGGATATATTGGAGACAGGGTCATTATAGGCGACGGAGCGAGTCTTGCCAGGGTGGTGGTTTGGGATGGCGCAGTTATCGCCCCGGGTTCGAGTCTCACGGACTGCCTAGTGACGGCGTAG
- a CDS encoding LpxI family protein yields MPSDRIGIIAGGGQFPLLFAQAAKARGREVVVVGHRNETDSALEVIADIFCWVKLGQLGKIIKFFKTHGVSEAAFLGTITKTRIFSDVMPDLKGLTLWNKIDIKHDDSILRAIATALEEEGIRVVESTLYLRELLFPCGILTKKKPSSAQMDDIRFGWRVGREIGRLDIGQCVVVRDSTVLAVEAIEGTDAAIKRGGALGRGKAVVVKMKKPDQDFRFDLPATGPKTIDSMIEAQAAVLAVEAGQSLLFDRDEVLMKANKAGIVIVGLVEGAEGPTLEFS; encoded by the coding sequence ATGCCGAGTGATCGGATAGGAATCATCGCCGGTGGGGGCCAGTTCCCGCTGCTTTTTGCTCAGGCCGCTAAAGCGAGAGGGCGAGAAGTTGTTGTAGTTGGTCATCGTAATGAGACCGATTCCGCACTTGAAGTCATCGCCGATATCTTTTGTTGGGTCAAGCTTGGTCAACTCGGGAAGATTATTAAATTTTTCAAGACTCACGGAGTAAGTGAGGCCGCCTTTTTGGGTACGATCACCAAAACTCGAATTTTTTCAGATGTCATGCCGGACTTGAAAGGACTGACCCTCTGGAATAAAATTGATATCAAACATGATGACTCTATCCTTCGAGCTATTGCCACGGCGCTGGAGGAGGAGGGGATTCGGGTCGTCGAGTCTACCTTGTATCTCAGAGAGTTACTCTTCCCGTGCGGAATTTTGACTAAAAAAAAGCCTTCATCTGCTCAGATGGACGATATCCGTTTCGGTTGGCGGGTCGGCAGAGAGATCGGGCGACTTGATATCGGCCAGTGCGTTGTGGTGCGTGACAGCACGGTGTTGGCTGTTGAAGCCATTGAGGGCACAGATGCCGCCATTAAACGGGGCGGGGCTTTGGGTCGCGGCAAGGCGGTGGTGGTTAAAATGAAAAAACCGGATCAGGACTTCCGGTTCGATCTGCCTGCCACCGGCCCAAAGACCATTGACAGTATGATTGAAGCGCAGGCCGCGGTGCTGGCGGTTGAAGCTGGCCAGTCCTTGCTCTTTGACCGTGACGAGGTCCTGATGAAGGCCAATAAGGCTGGAATCGTCATTGTCGGGTTAGTCGAAGGCGCCGAGGGGCCGACTCTGGAGTTCTCATGA
- the lpxA gene encoding acyl-ACP--UDP-N-acetylglucosamine O-acyltransferase, whose amino-acid sequence MTIHPSAIVDPGAELGASVTVGPYAIIEKGVVIGDGTEVGAHAVISGSATIGKRNSIHSFASIGAPPQDLKYNGEETELVIGDDNQIREYVSIHRGTVTGRGVTTVGNSNMIMAYCHIAHDCIVGNHVIMANGGTLGGHVSVGDHVNLGGMVAIHQFSRVGAHSYIGGMSGISKDVPPFVIASGIRDYLRITGINKIGLRRSGYAAEDIAALAKAFVSIFRTELVLSEALDIVLAEFSECRLVVELVTFMKAPNRFGVVRKFDAE is encoded by the coding sequence ATGACTATTCATCCATCCGCAATTGTTGATCCAGGCGCAGAATTGGGCGCTTCGGTAACCGTTGGTCCATATGCCATTATTGAAAAGGGCGTAGTTATCGGAGACGGTACGGAAGTAGGCGCTCACGCAGTCATCTCAGGCTCCGCTACCATTGGTAAGCGAAATAGTATTCACTCTTTCGCCAGTATCGGAGCGCCGCCGCAGGACTTAAAGTACAATGGTGAAGAGACAGAACTTGTTATTGGTGATGATAATCAGATCCGCGAGTACGTCTCCATTCATCGGGGGACAGTCACTGGCCGGGGAGTAACCACTGTAGGTAATAGCAATATGATCATGGCCTATTGCCATATTGCCCATGACTGCATAGTTGGAAACCATGTTATTATGGCGAATGGCGGGACATTGGGCGGTCATGTTTCAGTCGGTGATCATGTCAATCTCGGCGGGATGGTGGCAATTCACCAGTTCAGCCGGGTTGGGGCTCATTCTTATATTGGCGGTATGTCAGGGATCAGTAAGGATGTTCCTCCCTTTGTTATTGCTTCTGGTATTCGTGATTATCTGCGAATTACTGGAATCAATAAAATTGGTTTACGGCGCAGCGGTTATGCTGCCGAGGATATTGCCGCCTTAGCCAAAGCTTTTGTCTCGATTTTTCGAACCGAGTTGGTGCTGAGCGAGGCCCTGGACATAGTTTTGGCCGAGTTCTCTGAGTGCCGGTTGGTGGTTGAGCTGGTTACCTTTATGAAGGCGCCTAACCGTTTTGGTGTGGTGCGCAAGTTTGATGCCGAGTGA
- the fabZ gene encoding 3-hydroxyacyl-ACP dehydratase FabZ: MTSEIESFDIVEILRLLPHRYPFVMVDRVLEVVTGEKIKSLKNVTINEPFFQGHFPVLPVMPGVLILEGMAQSAAILAYTTMKDYVGTKLVYFAGLDKVRFRQKVSPGDQLIFEVRTIKRKLSLWNMEGKAFVDGKLVAEAILMATFG; encoded by the coding sequence ATGACTTCAGAGATTGAATCTTTTGATATTGTAGAAATTTTGAGATTGTTGCCGCATCGCTATCCTTTTGTGATGGTCGATCGGGTGTTGGAAGTGGTCACTGGGGAGAAGATTAAATCACTAAAGAACGTCACCATCAATGAACCGTTCTTTCAGGGGCATTTTCCGGTGCTGCCCGTAATGCCGGGGGTTTTGATCCTGGAGGGAATGGCTCAGAGTGCGGCGATTTTGGCCTATACGACCATGAAGGATTATGTCGGCACCAAACTTGTCTATTTTGCCGGTCTTGATAAAGTCCGTTTCCGTCAAAAGGTAAGCCCGGGTGACCAATTGATCTTTGAGGTCAGGACCATCAAGCGGAAGCTGAGCTTGTGGAATATGGAAGGGAAGGCTTTTGTGGATGGAAAACTGGTGGCTGAGGCGATACTCATGGCAACATTCGGCTGA